The region CTGTAGAACAGGACGAGGCGGCCCCGGTCGAAGATGCCGAAGGCCTGCGGCGGCTTGCCGTCGTGGCGGTGGATCTTCGGCAGCCCGTCAGGGAACGGGTACAGCACGCTGAACACCGGATGTGTTGCGGGCAGTTCCTGAAGCTCACGATCGGGAAACACGCGGCGGATCTCGCGACGGAAACTCTCGTCGAGACCGTAGTTGTCATCCACATGCAGGAACCCGCCGTCCAGCAGGTAGCGCCGCAGCACCCGTACCTCCTCATCGGAGAAGCGGATGTTGCCATGGCCCGTCAGGTACACGTACGGGTAGGACCACAGGCCCGGATCGGTGAGCCGCGTCCGCGCGGGCGTCGTCGCGACCGGCAGGCCCGTACGCTCACGGATCGCCTTCAGCAGGTTGGGCAGCCCGGACGGGTTCGCGTACCAGTCACCACCGCCCTCATACTGCAGCTGCGCGATCGTCAGTGGCGGCGACAGCGGAGCGCTGCGCGTCACGTGCGCCGATGTGGCGATGACCACGGCTGTGAGGGCAAGGACCTGCAGGTGACGCACGCTCATTCCTTCTCTCGCCCGCCACCGCCAAGAGACAGGACGAGCGAATAGGCTTCGTTCCGGGAGATGTGCAAGCGCTGTGCAAGCTCCTTTGCCGCACTGCGGGGGGTCGCTCCCGCGTCGAGCAGCTCGCGC is a window of Longimicrobiales bacterium DNA encoding:
- a CDS encoding DUF4159 domain-containing protein; amino-acid sequence: MSVRHLQVLALTAVVIATSAHVTRSAPLSPPLTIAQLQYEGGGDWYANPSGLPNLLKAIRERTGLPVATTPARTRLTDPGLWSYPYVYLTGHGNIRFSDEEVRVLRRYLLDGGFLHVDDNYGLDESFRREIRRVFPDRELQELPATHPVFSVLYPFPDGLPKIHRHDGKPPQAFGIFDRGRLVLFYSYESDLGNGWEDPEVHDDLPETREAALRMGVNLFLYALAQVVS